The following are from one region of the Salvia hispanica cultivar TCC Black 2014 chromosome 1, UniMelb_Shisp_WGS_1.0, whole genome shotgun sequence genome:
- the LOC125200792 gene encoding uncharacterized protein LOC125200792, with the protein MMRTRILWFGVGFASASGAIAQLVLKDLWTDRASLASQATEKFDSLDARVFNLESVISSKHTSPQDEGNLG; encoded by the exons ATGATGCGAACAAGGATTTTGTGGTTTGGTGTAGGTTTCGCCTCTGCTTCTGGAGCAATTGCGCAGCTTGTGCTCAAGGATCTCTGGACGGATCGCGCTTCCCTTGCTTCGCAG GCGACGGAAAAGTTCGATTCGTTGGATGCGCGAGTGTTTAATCTGGAGTCTGTGATTTCCAGCAAGCATACTTCACCTCAG GATGAAGGGAATCTTGGATGA
- the LOC125205272 gene encoding uncharacterized protein LOC125205272 has product MKETVRADPLNLLKKYRGGYNVTNDHYWSSTAFTGIPGYAVALIWLLCGLGYGILLLVRTDCFRTSRKRKNKSSCYEQYHLQPIILASFCTLLAVEVLITRKKHHTCCYHFRTASGLAFGGNSKSHSRAKTVVEILLDTADGASDTIFNITGAMKEISQNLQQQQMDEKNKQLINSTTIKLETQGSAIKTHASKNRNLIQKGLKISYAMTTVTITLTLLVVISLLALGVSSFQRPFQVLIAVCWMLTFFCWLLFGISFFLQTLTGDTCRALEGFQRNPYNNSLSPILPCEQLLSAKPMLNNVTEGIHNLVNKVNENISISYGGIIQICNPFSPAPAHDYQPWNCPNTSVRIGDIPKVIKQIACPDTQTTCNGGILVPADYYNSIGAYCTSIQILLDQYPNIEGLVDCRPVKDALSEILNKHCKPLKRYIRLLWSALLFLSVVLVILVPIWTIKEHHDQTHHSSGGSINPHNGGTIESGATNHTGDDSEDGPDQ; this is encoded by the exons ATGAAAGAAACCGTTAGAGCAGaccctttaaatttattgaagaaaTACAGAGGAGGATATAACGTTACAAATGACCACTACTGGAGT TCAACGGCATTTACAGGCATACCCGGGTATGCTGTTGCACTAATATGGCTCCTATGCGGTCTAGGATATGGAATTCTTCTTTTGGTAAGAACTGATTGCTTCAGGACGAGCAGAAAGCGCAAGAACAAATCATCGTGTTATGAGCAGTATCATTTACAACCTATTATTTTGGCTAGTTTCTGTACGCTCCTTGCAGT AGAAGTCCTAATTACACGAAAAAAACATCATACCTGCTGCTATCATTTCAGAACGGCCTCTGGCTTGGCTTTTGGAGGTAATTCAAAGTCTCATTCCAGAGCAAAGACAGTGGTAGAAATTCTTCTTGACACAGCAGATGGCGCATCTGACACAATATTCAACATAACTGGAGCCATGAAGGAAATAAGCCAGAATttgcaacaacaacaaatggATGAAAAGAAcaagcaattaattaattcaacaaCCATAAAGCTCGAAACTCAGGGTTCTGCTATAAAAACACATGCATCCAAGAACAGGAACTTAATACAAAAGGGCCTGAAAATATC ATACGCAATGACAACAGTGACGATAACACTTACACTACTTGTCGTAATCTCTCTCTTAG CACTTGGAGTTTCAAGCTTTCAGAGGCCCTTTCAAGT ATTAATAGCAGTTTGCTGGATGTTAACTTTCTTCTGTTGGTTGCTTTTTGGGATAAGCTTCTTCCTACAAAC CCTGACGGGAGACACATGCAGAGCACTAGAAGGCTTCCAGAGGAATCCTTATAACAACAGCTTGAGTCCCATTCTACCCTGTGAGCAATTGCTTTCTGCAAAACCCATGCTAAATAATGTTACTGAAGGGATACACAACTTAGTGAATAAG GTAAACGAAAATATATCTATATCATATGGAGGAATTATTCAGATTTGCAATCCTTTCTCCCCAGCACCTGCACATGACTACCAGCCATGGAACTGTCCAAACACATCTGTGCGCATAGGAGACATTCCTAAG GTTATAAAACAGATAGCCTGTCCTGATACCCAGACCACATGTAATGGAGGAATTCTGGTTCCTGCAGATTACTACAACTCAATAGGAGCATACTGCACTTCTATACAAATATTACTCGATCAATATCCTAACATAGAAGGCCTTGTTGACTGTCGGCCAGTCAAGGATGCCCTGTCCGAAATTCTTAACAAACATTGCAAGCCACTAAAGAGATACATACGATTGCTATGGTCAGCATTGTTGTTCCTGTCAGTGGTGCTAGTGATCTTGGTTCCCATTTGGACAATCAAAGAACACCATGACCAAACTCATCACTCATCGGGTGGATCAATCAACCCTCATAATGGTGGTACCATAGAAAGTGGAGCAACAAATCATACAGGTGATGACTCAGAAGATGGTCCAGATCAATAA
- the LOC125200791 gene encoding uncharacterized protein LOC125200791 translates to MMASSSGTYKEGVNKQAHNSVSSSYNGSSVHGEWGVPTFQHQQTISMDWTPEEQALLEEGLSNYATESNIIRYAKIAVQLKNKTVRDVALRCRWMTKKEISKRRKDDFNARKSKDRKEKYIDTTAKPSRLSIQSGPTQPSGMISNCNEDNISYNDVTGATRQLLQHNAWTFKQISANLSAHQIHDNIGLLSQARDNIFKILNNLNGMGPVMKRMPQLPKLNEELANSILPLTNFPIQL, encoded by the exons ATGATGGCTAGCTCAAGTGGGACCTACAAAGAAGGAGTTAACAAGCAAGCTCACAACTCTGTTTCTTCCTCCTACAATGGAAGCTCTGTGCATGGAGAGTGGGGTGTGCCAACTTTTCAGCATCAGCAGACCATTTCCATGGATTGGACTCCTGAAGAGCAAGCTCTTTTGGAGGAGGGTTTGTCCAA TTATGCCACAGAGTCGAACATCATCCGTTATGCAAAGATTGCTGTGCAGCTAAAGAACAAGACCGTTCGAGATGTGGCTTTGAGGTGCAGATGGATGACT AAGAAGGAAATCAGCAAGAGACGGAAAGACGATTTCAATGCAAGGAAGAGCAAAGATCGAAAG GAAAAGTACATCGACACCACTGCAAAGCCTTCTCGACTATCCATCCAATCGGGTCCAACTCAACCTTCGGGAATGATTTCCAATTGCAATGAAGACAACATCTCATACAATG ATGTGACTGGAGCCACTCGACAGCTTCTTCAGCATAACGCGTGGACTTTCAAACAGATATCAGCAAATCTTTCAGCTCATCAG ATACACGACAACATCGGGCTTCTGAGCCAAGCTCGAGATAacatctttaaaattttaaacaa CTTGAACGGCATGGGGCCAGTGATGAAGAGAATGCCTCAGCTCCCGAAGCTGAACGAAGAGCTAGCAAACTCCATCCTTCCCTTGACAAACTTCCCTATCCAGCTATGA
- the LOC125201535 gene encoding rRNA-processing protein fcf2-like, which translates to MSDSESKAAVGLSWQPKLDLFSTTKKEKSLADEGSLYKPESQLVDGLFVPPNDPRKLNKMARKQVKDTAGKNWFDMPAQTITPELKKDLQLLKLRSVIDPKRHYKKGDSKTLPKYFQVGTVIESTSEFFSGRLTKKERKATLADELLADSTFHQYRKRKVREIEEKNRPAGVDKWKRNKFKKHGRSNGKKSRH; encoded by the exons ATGTCTGACTCTGAGAGTAAGGCAGCTGTAGGGCTTTCGTGGCAACCTAAACTcgatttattttcaacaaccaaaaaggaaaaaagtctGGCTGATGAAGGTTCCCTCTATAAACCTGAATCTCAGCTCGTTGATGGCCTTTTCGTTCCTCCCAATGATCCCAGAAAGCTGAACAAAATGGCTAGGAAACAAGTAAAGGACACTGCTGGAAAGAATTG GTTTGATATGCCCGCACAAACTATAACTCCGGAGCTTAAAAAAGATCTCCAGCTATTGAAG TTAAGAAGTGTGATAGATCCAAAGAGGCACTATAAGAAAGGAGATTCAAAAACACTTCCCAAGTATTTCCAG GTGGGTACTGTGATAGAGTCGACATCCGAGTTCTTCTCTGGCAGACTTACTAAAAAGGAGAGAAAAGCCACTCTTGCTGATGAGCTTCTTGCTGACAGCACTTTCCACCAATATAG GAAACGCAAAGTTAGGGAGATTGAGGAGAAAAACCGGCCCGCTGGAGTGGACAAGTGGAAGAGGAATAAGTTCAAGAAGCATGGAAGGAGCAATGGAAAGAAAAGCAGGCACTGA